TTGGTGCGGTACTGCGGTCATCCGCGGGGTGACGGGTCGGTGTTGGGGGATCCGGGGCAGGTGGGGATGGTCCTGGCGGCGCGGCGGTTGGGGTGGCGTCCGCCGCCGGTGCCGGGGCGGTTCGACCTGGTGCCGTGGGTGATCGAGACGGCGCACGAGTCGCCGACGGTGTGGGAGGTGCCGCGGGAGCTGGTGCGGGAGGTGGCGTTGAGCCATCCGGACCATCCGTGGTTCGCGGACCTGATGCTGCGGTGGCATGCGTTGCCGGTGATCAGTAACATGCGTCTGCGTATCGGCGGGGTCGACTACAGTTGCGCGCCGTTCAACGGTCACTATCTGGGTGACGAGATCGGCACCCGCAACATGGGCGACCGGGACCGCTACGACCAGTTGCCGGTGGTGGCGGCGGGGTTGGGGTTGGACACGTCGCGGGAGGACACCCTCTGGCGGGAGCATGCGGCGTTGGTGTTGAACCAGGCGGTGCTGCACTCGTTCCGGGTGGCGGGGGTGCGGGTGTCCGATCCGCACACCGAGTCGGAGTTGTTCATGAAGTTCTGTGCGCAGGAGGAGCGGGCGGGTCGGCCGGTGCACGGTGACTGGTCGTGGCTCAACGGCAGTGTGGGGTGGGCGGCGTTGCACGCGGTGCACCATCGCTACTACGACACCCGGGTTCCGAATCCGAATCTCTGGCAGACTGACCGCGCGTACGAACCGGATGGTGTGGTGGAGATGACGTTGCGTGAGCGTCACGCCCTGGCCCGCGCGCAGGAGGACTGAGGATGGACAGCGCGGCGTTGCGCCAGAGTTGGGGCCAGTTCTCCGCTGCCGGCCCGGAGGCGGCGAAGTATTTCTATGCCACGTTGTTCGTGGTGGCGCCGGAGGCGCGGTCGATGTTCCCGACGAACATGCAGTACCAGGAGGACAAGCTTCTGGCGGCGTTGGGGCACATCATCACCAGTTTGGACGATCCGGAGGCGTTGGCGGTGTTCGCGCAGCGGTTGGGCGCCGACCATCGTCGGTTCCACGGTCGGGACCAGCGGGGCCATCCGGTGGTGCTGGGGGAGCGGCATTACATCTGGGTGGGTCAGGCGTTGCTGGCGACGTTGGAGCGGTTCCTCGGCCCGTACTTCACGCCGGCGTTGCGGGCGCAGTGGGCGGCGGCGTACGAGCTGGTGGCGAAGCTGATGCTGGAGGGTGCGGCGGAGGCGGAGCGGACGTCGCCGCCGCACTGGGAGGCGGAGGTGTTGACGGCGGAGCGGCGGCGGGCCGACATCGTGGTGTTCACGGTGCGTCCGAACTACCTGTGCGCGTACCGGCCGGGTCAGTCGTTGCCGGTGCAGGTGCCGCAGTTGCGGACCTGGCGGTACCTGTCGCCGGCGAACGCGCCGCGGGCGGACGGGACGATCGAGTTCCACGTGCGGGCGACGGGGCGGTTCTCCACGCATCTGGTGCGCCGGTTGCGGGCGGGTGAGTCGTTGTTGTTGGGGCATCCGACGGGGACGGCGTTGGCGTCGTACGACCGGGCGCCGCAGTCGCCGTTGTTGTTGATCGCCGGGGGGACGGGGTTGGCGCCGTTGCGGGCGGTGGCGGAGGCGGTGCAGCAGGGTACGGGGCGGCGTACGACGTTGGTGGTGGGCGGGCGGACCCCGGACGATCTGTATGACGAGCCGGCGTTGTCGCGGTTGGTGGCGATGCCGGCGGCGGGTGGGCACGGTGGTGGGGCGGGGTGGTTGCGGTATGTGCCGACGGTGGAGTCGGGGTGGGGGTGGCGGGGTGCGGTGGGGCGGGCCGGTGACACGGCCCTGCGGTTGGGGCCGTGGGCGGATACGGAGGTCCTGGTGTGTGGGAGTCCGGAGATGACCCGGGAGACGGTGACGATGCTGGTCCGGTCGGGTGTGGAGCCGGATCGGATTCTGACGGAGAGCTATGACCATTCGCGGTATCCGCCGTTGGCGGAGGCCGCGGCGGGTGTGGTGCGTGACTTCAGTGGGACGGGTGCGCGGTGAGCGGGGATCGGGCCGGTGTCGAGCCGGGTGAGGTGGCCCGTCAGTTGGCGGTGTTGGAGGAGCGGCGGTTCCGGGGTAGTCACTGGTTGTCCGCGGACGAGGTGGCGTCGGTGGTGCGGTCGGCGGATGACCGGATCGGGGTGTTGACGGCGGAGCTGGAGCGGCAGCGGCGGGAGAACCAGGGGCTGCTGAGTCAGGTGGAGATGCTGCGGCACGGGACGTTGCCGAGCAGTGCGCCGCAGGGGCCGGATCCGATGACGGTCGAGTTGGCGATGCGGGCGCAGGACGAGGCGAACCGGACGGTCGGTGAGGCCAGCGCGGAGGGTGCGGAGATCATCGCCGATGCGCGTCGGCAGGCGGAGGAGATCGTGGCGGAGGCGCACCGGCGGGCCGCGGCGGTGGGCGGGTCGGGTGTGGTGTCGGCTGGTGCCGGGTCGTCGGAGTTGGCCGGGCAGTTGCAGGCGTTGGAGGAGCGGCATGCGGCGG
Above is a window of Micromonospora rifamycinica DNA encoding:
- a CDS encoding globin domain-containing protein; its protein translation is MDSAALRQSWGQFSAAGPEAAKYFYATLFVVAPEARSMFPTNMQYQEDKLLAALGHIITSLDDPEALAVFAQRLGADHRRFHGRDQRGHPVVLGERHYIWVGQALLATLERFLGPYFTPALRAQWAAAYELVAKLMLEGAAEAERTSPPHWEAEVLTAERRRADIVVFTVRPNYLCAYRPGQSLPVQVPQLRTWRYLSPANAPRADGTIEFHVRATGRFSTHLVRRLRAGESLLLGHPTGTALASYDRAPQSPLLLIAGGTGLAPLRAVAEAVQQGTGRRTTLVVGGRTPDDLYDEPALSRLVAMPAAGGHGGGAGWLRYVPTVESGWGWRGAVGRAGDTALRLGPWADTEVLVCGSPEMTRETVTMLVRSGVEPDRILTESYDHSRYPPLAEAAAGVVRDFSGTGAR
- a CDS encoding SPFH domain-containing protein — its product is MSGDRAGVEPGEVARQLAVLEERRFRGSHWLSADEVASVVRSADDRIGVLTAELERQRRENQGLLSQVEMLRHGTLPSSAPQGPDPMTVELAMRAQDEANRTVGEASAEGAEIIADARRQAEEIVAEAHRRAAAVGGSGVVSAGAGSSELAGQLQALEERHAAALAAVAAAQQQLNRWQAYLSAQSEQLRADAAAAGGVSAQLRVVLGG
- a CDS encoding nitric oxide synthase oxygenase → MTAPPPPGEPAGTGADVAAEAVEFLDAFHAEQRVPGLAARLAEVREEIALTGSYRHTREELVYGARVAWRQSARCVGRVRWAGLRVRDRRHVTTAAGIAEELAAHLAAGDNGGRIQSVITVFAPDRPGVGPRARIWNDQLVRYCGHPRGDGSVLGDPGQVGMVLAARRLGWRPPPVPGRFDLVPWVIETAHESPTVWEVPRELVREVALSHPDHPWFADLMLRWHALPVISNMRLRIGGVDYSCAPFNGHYLGDEIGTRNMGDRDRYDQLPVVAAGLGLDTSREDTLWREHAALVLNQAVLHSFRVAGVRVSDPHTESELFMKFCAQEERAGRPVHGDWSWLNGSVGWAALHAVHHRYYDTRVPNPNLWQTDRAYEPDGVVEMTLRERHALARAQED